The DNA window AGTAATAATTCCAAATAATACattgtttgggaaaaaaaaaaaaaagaaaaaaaaagaaaaaaaaggatttaagTTAGGATAGGCTTGGGATCCCTAAACCTTAGGTGTTTCTCATACAGTTAATGGAAGTCTAATGCCAAATGTCAAGCTAAGGGAGGAAGTCTCCCCTGTAGCCATTGACCAATGCTGTGTGGTAGAGCATGGAGTCGGCCCAAGACACAAGGAAATCTGTGTGGCTTAACTACATTTTTGTACAGAAACCCATCCCATTTTTGTGTGGCTGGAATAGCAGATAAACTGTGTCAGTCCAAGGATAAAGTACAATTTACAACTGCTTTTATGAATAATTTCATAAATGCAGCAAGTGTAGAGACTTTGAAATTCAGTAAGCACAGATAAACAAAGGTGAAGGACTCAGAACTATTACAGTAAATGCTAAACAAAAACAAGTAAATCAGTatttagctttttttaaaaaagcttacTTTTCCTTTGAGTTTTTATTCCTGGAGAGAATCTATTGCCAGTTGAACAACTAGGTGGTAGCAATGGAAGTAAATATCACCAAAGACAAAGATGGGTCTTAGAAAAGCACAGGAGAAGATGAGTGAGAAGAATATGAGCTTTCCTTAGAATGATTAGTAAGAAAGACCTGTCTCTGTTTTCATTGCAGAAAGAGCCCATAGACCCTTGGATATGTTCCAGCTGTGGAAGCACTTTTGCAACTTTTGCTCTGCTGGAATCCCACCAGTGCATCCATAAAGACCGAGTCCTTCCTACAAGGTTCAGACCACCAAATAAATTGGGACCTgtgaaagcaaaaagcaaactCAAAGGGAAACTGAGAGGAGCGTCATTAGGAAAAAGCATTACTCAATGCTTTGGGACCATTTCCTGTTCCTCTGCCGCAAAGttcagctgtgccagctcaggAAGTGCTTGTGGTGCTCTCGTAAGGTTTATACCTAAATGGAGAAATGGTCGGTCTTCACTGCTGAAGGGAAAAGAGGTGAAGCAGCCAGATAGTTATCCCTGCCGACTTTGTGGGAAGATATTTGATTCCATTGACAAGCTCACAGTCCACACTTATGCGCACAAGGGGGAGCGTCCCTACAAGTGTTCACAGCACGGATGCACAAAAGCCTTCATTTCCAAATATAAACTGCTCAGGTACAGCTCTGAAGGcattccttttctgctgggtGTGTGGGGGATCAAAAAGACATCTTTTTCCTTTGGGATGTTCTAGTGACAGTTAATCCCTGAGGTCCAGTCTTTATTATTACGGTTTTTGATAGAATTGGAGAAAACTAGTCTCCCTTAATTATGGTGGCTACTCATAAAGATGGTGTTGAGCAGTTTTAATCTATTCTATGCTTTATGATTAACACCTTCCTCCCCCCCACAAAATTTAGGCTTTTGCTAATAACCTTAGAAGTTGTGAGAATGCCTTCCTTTGAGAATTCCAGTGTTTTCAAGTTTTGAGTCTTCAAGAGTAAATGTACTAGAATGTATATaaaacaacatattttttttatgtgtgtgtgtgttctgtttttttttcttctcgTAGGCACTCAGCCACTCATTCTCCACAGAAGTCTCACCAGTGTGGCTACTGTGAAAAGACCTTTCACAGGAAGGACCATCTAAAGAATCACCTTCAGACTCATGACCCCAACAAGATGGCCTTCAAGTGTGAAGAGTGTGGCAAGAAATACAACACCAAGCTAGGCTATAAGAGACACTTGGCTCTTCATGCTGCCACCAGCGGGGACCTCACCTGTAGGGTGTGTGCCCAAGAGTTTGGTGGTACTGAGGTTCTGTTGGAACACCTCAAAAGTCATGCAGGGAAACCGACTGGCaacatgaaggaaaagaaacataaGTGTGACCACTGTGAGCGTCACTTCTATACCCGTAAAGATGTGCGACGTCACATGGTGGTTCACACAGGCTGCAAAGACTTCCTGTGCCAGTTCTGTGCCCAAAGATTTGGGCGGAAGGACCACCTGACGCGTCACACTAGGAAGACTCATCCACAAGAACTGCTGAAGAGCAGGTTGCAGAATGGTGACTCAGTGGGTCTCCTTGACCAGGTCTTTTCATACAGACTGAAGGAAGACACCAGCATGCTGTCCCCTCTTCCTGAAAGGGTCCCTGTGCTGAATGGGATTGTGAACAGTTCAGAAACAGAGGAATACAACTGTTCACATCTTCATTCCCAGCCAAGCTTACaaactgctcttcctcctgAGTCTTCTCCTCACTTGCAAAGGATGGGCTGTGCAGACAGCCTCCCAGCTGTCCCTCCCACACCATGTTCAGCAGCCGTCCCTATCAACCTGAACCTTCATCAGCCTAACAAATATGACCTTAGTTCTACCTCATTTGCCGCGGGATCCCTCAAGAATCTACCGATAAAAGTGGATGTTAAAGGTTACAACGTACACCTTCTCGAGGACCTGCCCTTACCAGAACCTCAATCTCTCCACAAAATCAATATGGAAGAAGCTTCCTCAGGGCCTGTAGGGGATACTAACAAGTACCCAGTGCACAAAGagacagaggcagcagctgaaaCTGCAAGCCTGCCATTCATGGATCTCACTCATGTGATGGGTTtctggcagctcccaccaggTGACAACCAGAACACTATTGGGGACATCACAACGGCATTTGGCTCAGAGGATCCATCACACAGGCTGAATGGCCTTGGCCAACAGCAAGGTCTTCAGCTAGCAACTGGTGGGATGGCCATAAACCAGCTTCATCATCTTCCTCGCTCCTTTCCATCCACTACAAATTCTGTAACGTTGCCTCACTTTCACCATGCCTTCAAGTAATCATCACCCTGTGTGggcttttcccctttttttttaaagactttgcTTTTACTTAAATCTGTTAGGACcggggtggttttgtttttgttttgttttgaagaaaaactgCCCCAGATTTTTTCAAAGCATGTTATGAACATGGTAGTTAAATTCAAGATGTTAATAAACAAGAAGCTCTATTTTTCATACTATTAGTTTTTTAGCATATGACAACAGTAGAACTAACATATTTCCCTCAGCTCTCTCTATAGTTCTTTTCATGCAAACAACTGAATAACTATCCTCAATGACAGCAAAGTATCATAACAGGCACAATGAAACAATGGCTGCTGCAGTAGGAGAAATACAGTTAGGGTGAATGGGAAGAGGGGGGAGATCACAAAGAAATCTATTTAATGAGCCATAAATCACAGCGGATTTGTACACATAGCAAATGTAACAAACGATTTATCAACATCAGATAGATTTTTGTTATGCACTTAATTAATGAACTTTATTAATCTTTAATTTAAATCACAATCATTCCAAGAGTAAATATTACGTCCTTGTTTCACTTTCTTCAGTGGAGATCATCACTATTATGATTGTGTTA is part of the Poecile atricapillus isolate bPoeAtr1 chromosome 3, bPoeAtr1.hap1, whole genome shotgun sequence genome and encodes:
- the PLAGL1 gene encoding zinc finger protein PLAGL1 isoform X1, producing MSTDLLWCEDCGKSLIGECKLHGPLIRAKDRVIPSRARLTLPHYLTLRVLELRAGNQQILGVFAKKVIQKRTQFGPYVGQLSTKLTCYDESRLVLQVLKDGGKYFLDTPNEDCGNWMMFVRLARNQEEQTLVAYQHCGEVYFTTVKPIEPHTELKVWYAADYAKFMEASAVFIKEESDVSPLPPVAKEPIDPWICSSCGSTFATFALLESHQCIHKDRVLPTRFRPPNKLGPVKAKSKLKGKLRGASLGKSITQCFGTISCSSAAKFSCASSGSACGALVRFIPKWRNGRSSLLKGKEVKQPDSYPCRLCGKIFDSIDKLTVHTYAHKGERPYKCSQHGCTKAFISKYKLLRHSATHSPQKSHQCGYCEKTFHRKDHLKNHLQTHDPNKMAFKCEECGKKYNTKLGYKRHLALHAATSGDLTCRVCAQEFGGTEVLLEHLKSHAGKPTGNMKEKKHKCDHCERHFYTRKDVRRHMVVHTGCKDFLCQFCAQRFGRKDHLTRHTRKTHPQELLKSRLQNGDSVGLLDQVFSYRLKEDTSMLSPLPERVPVLNGIVNSSETEEYNCSHLHSQPSLQTALPPESSPHLQRMGCADSLPAVPPTPCSAAVPINLNLHQPNKYDLSSTSFAAGSLKNLPIKVDVKGYNVHLLEDLPLPEPQSLHKINMEEASSGPVGDTNKYPVHKETEAAAETASLPFMDLTHVMGFWQLPPGDNQNTIGDITTAFGSEDPSHRLNGLGQQQGLQLATGGMAINQLHHLPRSFPSTTNSVTLPHFHHAFK
- the PLAGL1 gene encoding zinc finger protein PLAGL1 isoform X2: MMFVRLARNQEEQTLVAYQHCGEVYFTTVKPIEPHTELKVWYAADYAKFMEASAVFIKEESDVSPLPPVAKEPIDPWICSSCGSTFATFALLESHQCIHKDRVLPTRFRPPNKLGPVKAKSKLKGKLRGASLGKSITQCFGTISCSSAAKFSCASSGSACGALVRFIPKWRNGRSSLLKGKEVKQPDSYPCRLCGKIFDSIDKLTVHTYAHKGERPYKCSQHGCTKAFISKYKLLRHSATHSPQKSHQCGYCEKTFHRKDHLKNHLQTHDPNKMAFKCEECGKKYNTKLGYKRHLALHAATSGDLTCRVCAQEFGGTEVLLEHLKSHAGKPTGNMKEKKHKCDHCERHFYTRKDVRRHMVVHTGCKDFLCQFCAQRFGRKDHLTRHTRKTHPQELLKSRLQNGDSVGLLDQVFSYRLKEDTSMLSPLPERVPVLNGIVNSSETEEYNCSHLHSQPSLQTALPPESSPHLQRMGCADSLPAVPPTPCSAAVPINLNLHQPNKYDLSSTSFAAGSLKNLPIKVDVKGYNVHLLEDLPLPEPQSLHKINMEEASSGPVGDTNKYPVHKETEAAAETASLPFMDLTHVMGFWQLPPGDNQNTIGDITTAFGSEDPSHRLNGLGQQQGLQLATGGMAINQLHHLPRSFPSTTNSVTLPHFHHAFK